The Martelella sp. AD-3 genome includes a region encoding these proteins:
- a CDS encoding Bax inhibitor-1/YccA family protein, with translation MADLRNYQNRAQAGAHASAEIDQGLRAYMLRIYNLMALGLVITGVMAFGLSSLATTTDQAASVAQLPNGILLTSVGAAVYGSPLKWLVMFAPLIAFFFLAFRVNKMSVSAAQTSFWVYAALTGLSLSSIFIMYTTASIVQTFFITAASFGALSLYGYTTKRDLSAMGSFMVIGLFGILIAMVVNIFLQSSALSFAVSVIGVLVFAGLTAWDTQKLKEMYYEGDGHEVAGRKAVMGALTLYLDFINMFLFLLRLLGNRN, from the coding sequence ATGGCTGATCTTCGTAACTATCAGAACCGCGCGCAGGCGGGAGCGCACGCGAGTGCTGAAATCGATCAGGGCCTGCGCGCCTATATGCTGCGCATCTACAATCTCATGGCGCTTGGCCTGGTGATCACCGGCGTGATGGCTTTCGGCCTGAGTTCGCTCGCCACCACCACGGACCAGGCAGCATCCGTTGCGCAGCTGCCCAACGGCATCCTGCTGACGAGCGTCGGCGCCGCCGTCTACGGCTCGCCGCTGAAATGGCTGGTCATGTTCGCGCCGTTGATCGCGTTCTTCTTCCTGGCCTTCAGGGTCAACAAGATGAGCGTCAGCGCCGCGCAGACCTCGTTCTGGGTCTATGCCGCGCTCACAGGCCTGTCGCTGTCGTCGATCTTCATCATGTACACGACGGCCAGCATCGTGCAGACCTTCTTCATCACCGCGGCCTCGTTCGGCGCCCTGTCGCTTTACGGCTACACCACCAAGCGTGACCTGTCGGCCATGGGCTCCTTCATGGTGATCGGCCTGTTCGGCATCCTGATCGCCATGGTGGTCAACATCTTCCTGCAGTCGAGCGCGCTTTCCTTCGCCGTTTCGGTGATCGGCGTTCTGGTCTTTGCAGGCCTGACCGCCTGGGACACGCAGAAGCTCAAGGAAATGTACTATGAAGGCGACGGTCATGAAGTCGCCGGCCGCAAGGCCGTCATGGGCGCGCTGACGCTCTATCTCGACTTCATCAACATGTTCCTGTTCCTGCTGCGCCTGCTCGGCAACCGGAACTGA
- a CDS encoding GNAT family N-acetyltransferase — MSITIRPATPEDINTITEIYAESVLNGVASYELEPPSRAEMRKRMEAVTAGGFPYLAAVENEALLGYAYASAFRTRPAYRWLVENSVYLAPQARGRGIGRLLLERLVEDCETRGFRQMVAVIGGASPASIALHRACGFADAGQLKGTGFKHGRWLDTVFMQRPLGEGDRSEPLPLSL, encoded by the coding sequence ATGTCCATCACGATCCGCCCCGCAACGCCGGAAGACATCAACACCATCACCGAGATCTACGCCGAGAGCGTTTTGAACGGCGTCGCGAGCTATGAGCTCGAACCGCCGAGCCGCGCTGAAATGCGCAAGCGCATGGAAGCGGTCACGGCCGGCGGATTTCCCTATCTTGCTGCCGTGGAGAATGAAGCGCTCCTCGGCTATGCCTATGCCAGCGCCTTCCGGACCCGTCCGGCCTACCGGTGGCTCGTCGAAAATTCGGTCTATCTCGCGCCTCAGGCACGCGGACGCGGCATCGGCAGGCTGCTGCTCGAGCGGTTGGTGGAAGATTGCGAGACACGGGGTTTCCGCCAGATGGTTGCCGTCATCGGCGGCGCGAGCCCGGCCTCGATCGCGCTTCACAGAGCCTGCGGCTTTGCCGATGCCGGGCAGTTGAAGGGCACCGGCTTCAAACATGGCCGCTGGCTGGATACGGTGTTCATGCAGCGTCCGCTCGGAGAGGGCGACCGGTCCGAACCGCTGCCGCTTTCGCTCTGA
- a CDS encoding DUF2794 domain-containing protein — protein MAQKPDTQRNDGAGDSNVVDLSQFRPGGKAEPLPVTFHRRELDAILWVYGRMVGEGEWRDYALDHMKDKAVFSVFKRSGELPLFRIEKNPKLAAKQGAFSVTNTHGMVLKRGHDLRQVLKVFDRKLKLVEK, from the coding sequence ATGGCGCAGAAGCCGGACACGCAACGCAACGACGGAGCTGGCGACAGCAATGTCGTCGATCTTTCCCAGTTCAGGCCAGGCGGAAAGGCCGAGCCGCTGCCCGTGACCTTTCACCGGCGCGAACTCGATGCGATCCTCTGGGTCTACGGACGGATGGTCGGTGAGGGGGAGTGGCGCGACTACGCCCTCGACCATATGAAGGACAAGGCGGTCTTCTCCGTGTTTAAGAGATCCGGCGAATTGCCGCTGTTTCGGATCGAGAAGAACCCGAAGCTGGCGGCGAAACAGGGCGCCTTCAGCGTCACCAATACCCATGGCATGGTGCTGAAACGCGGCCACGACCTGCGCCAGGTGCTGAAGGTCTTCGACCGCAAGCTGAAGCTCGTCGAGAAATAG
- a CDS encoding GNAT family N-acetyltransferase → MSIIRKDLGPRPPARLKSKLSVVRPGKAVADLRLELRSGGEFSIFSEAPDDLEPAIDRLANQAIEANPFQSAAFVMTALGQSHAHQRLALVEDTAGEAGALAALMGFSVTDRGSHMVASAAQGGYHAPLIARHRPMATIDQLFEALAGSLANLPGIIAFPALLADGAFMRSARAVAAARGLAFRVAGAFRGRALSGRMDPTGALSRAEREAWQDNLGKWEALRRKGRIAYHVARNPREVSAALQDLSLLCDTPENASRFSAFVPVARLLSENDRLRIHALYLEDQLIAAAIQPVHMGAAWVWKMLVRPDMEALALGEQLMMRLTEFNLGDANIAVTRVAPGAGPFLAERFWPGEDGYASLLVALRPGMERALDSVAATYEDAGA, encoded by the coding sequence ATGAGCATCATCCGCAAGGATCTCGGACCGAGGCCTCCTGCACGGCTGAAATCGAAACTCTCGGTCGTGCGGCCCGGCAAGGCCGTTGCCGACCTCCGTCTGGAATTGAGAAGCGGCGGCGAGTTCTCCATTTTTTCCGAGGCCCCGGATGACCTCGAGCCGGCAATCGATCGCCTCGCCAACCAGGCCATCGAGGCAAATCCCTTCCAGTCGGCCGCTTTCGTGATGACGGCGCTCGGGCAAAGCCATGCTCATCAGCGCCTTGCGCTCGTCGAAGACACGGCCGGCGAGGCCGGCGCGCTTGCGGCGCTCATGGGCTTTTCAGTTACGGACCGCGGCTCGCATATGGTCGCGTCAGCTGCGCAAGGCGGGTATCACGCGCCGCTGATCGCACGTCACCGGCCGATGGCCACCATTGACCAGCTGTTCGAGGCGCTGGCCGGTTCGCTTGCCAATCTTCCGGGCATCATCGCCTTTCCGGCGCTTCTGGCCGATGGCGCCTTCATGCGCTCGGCACGCGCCGTGGCCGCCGCCCGCGGCCTCGCCTTCCGCGTTGCAGGCGCCTTCCGCGGCCGCGCCCTTTCCGGCAGGATGGATCCCACAGGCGCTCTCTCTCGGGCGGAGCGCGAGGCCTGGCAGGATAATCTCGGCAAATGGGAAGCGCTGCGGAGGAAGGGGCGGATCGCCTATCACGTCGCCCGCAACCCGCGTGAAGTCTCCGCCGCGCTGCAAGACCTTTCGCTTCTGTGCGACACGCCCGAAAATGCCAGCCGCTTTTCAGCCTTCGTCCCGGTGGCCAGGCTTCTGTCGGAGAACGACCGGCTCAGAATCCATGCGCTCTATCTCGAAGACCAGTTGATTGCGGCGGCCATACAGCCGGTGCATATGGGCGCGGCATGGGTCTGGAAAATGCTGGTGCGGCCGGACATGGAGGCGCTGGCGCTGGGCGAACAGTTGATGATGCGGTTGACCGAGTTCAATCTCGGTGATGCCAATATCGCCGTCACCCGGGTTGCGCCCGGCGCCGGCCCCTTTCTCGCCGAACGATTCTGGCCCGGAGAAGACGGCTATGCCAGCCTGCTCGTGGCGCTGCGCCCGGGCATGGAGCGCGCCCTCGACAGCGTTGCCGCGACATACGAGGACGCTGGCGCATAA
- a CDS encoding DUF2975 domain-containing protein — translation MNSNNAIALSRLCGQMKLLTRIIQAGLAAGLAYAAWTAFVRPDRVSTWLADALDIAVAVTLTPATGLALFTLFALLAGVFFYGLQTVWSLFDRLQHDSPFSHEVAALLRRAGLIALAGAVAGLVLHPVATLLATIANPPGSRALAIGLGSDQLMLFLLAGLLFVMGHVMVLATAINEDYQRFV, via the coding sequence ATGAATTCGAATAATGCGATCGCGCTTTCCAGATTATGCGGCCAGATGAAGCTCCTGACACGGATCATTCAGGCCGGTCTTGCAGCGGGCCTCGCCTATGCGGCCTGGACGGCCTTTGTCCGGCCGGACCGGGTCTCGACCTGGCTTGCCGATGCGCTCGACATTGCCGTCGCCGTGACGCTGACGCCGGCAACGGGGCTGGCGCTTTTCACGCTCTTCGCGCTCTTAGCGGGGGTGTTTTTCTACGGACTGCAGACCGTCTGGTCGCTGTTCGACAGGCTCCAGCATGACAGTCCGTTTTCCCATGAGGTCGCGGCGCTTCTGCGCCGTGCGGGCCTGATCGCGCTGGCCGGGGCCGTTGCCGGCCTTGTCCTGCATCCCGTGGCAACGCTTCTGGCGACGATCGCCAACCCGCCCGGCAGCCGGGCGCTGGCGATCGGGCTCGGCAGCGATCAACTGATGCTGTTCCTGCTCGCAGGGCTGCTGTTCGTGATGGGTCACGTGATGGTGCTCGCCACCGCGATCAACGAAGACTATCAGCGTTTCGTCTGA
- a CDS encoding helix-turn-helix transcriptional regulator produces MPIIVNLDVMLARRKMRAKVLAEHVGITEQNISLLRSGKVKGVRFETLEKICEALDCQPGDILEYQPEDTG; encoded by the coding sequence ATGCCGATCATTGTCAATCTCGATGTCATGCTCGCCCGCCGCAAGATGCGGGCGAAGGTCCTCGCCGAACATGTCGGCATTACCGAGCAGAACATTTCGCTGCTGCGCTCGGGCAAGGTCAAGGGCGTGCGGTTTGAGACGCTGGAGAAAATCTGCGAGGCGCTCGACTGCCAGCCGGGCGACATCCTCGAGTATCAGCCGGAGGACACCGGCTGA
- a CDS encoding carbohydrate kinase, which produces MILCCGEALIDMLPRETDRGEPAFAPYAGGAVCNTAVALARLGRKTGFFSGISSDLMGDIIREKLDASKVDHSYVAVSDRPTTLAFVKLINGSASYAFYDENTAGRMITGDDLPEIGDDCAAMHFGAISLIPEPCGSTYEALLMREADRRVISLDPNIRPTFITDADSHRARIERMAAKSDIVKFSDEDLDWFGLEGSLDDKARHWIAAGASLVVITCGADGAIGYTGEHKVEVPSEKVEVVDTVGAGDTFDAGILASLDIAGLLTKEQIRTLAPEAIAEALALGAKAAAVTVSRAGANPPYAHEIGL; this is translated from the coding sequence ATGATTCTATGCTGCGGGGAAGCCCTGATCGACATGCTGCCGCGCGAGACGGACAGGGGCGAGCCTGCCTTTGCCCCCTACGCGGGCGGCGCGGTCTGCAACACGGCGGTCGCGCTTGCGCGGCTCGGACGCAAGACGGGCTTCTTCTCCGGCATTTCGTCCGACCTGATGGGCGACATCATCCGCGAAAAGCTGGATGCGTCGAAGGTCGATCATTCCTATGTCGCCGTTTCCGACCGTCCCACGACGCTTGCATTCGTCAAGCTGATCAACGGCTCGGCAAGTTACGCTTTCTACGACGAGAACACGGCGGGGCGGATGATCACCGGGGACGATCTGCCTGAGATCGGCGATGATTGTGCGGCGATGCATTTTGGCGCGATCAGCCTCATCCCCGAGCCCTGCGGCTCCACCTACGAGGCTCTGTTGATGCGCGAGGCGGACAGGCGCGTGATCTCGCTCGACCCCAATATTCGCCCGACCTTCATCACCGATGCCGACAGCCACCGGGCGCGGATCGAGCGGATGGCGGCGAAGTCGGATATCGTCAAGTTCTCCGACGAGGATCTCGACTGGTTCGGCCTTGAAGGCTCGCTTGACGACAAGGCGCGTCACTGGATTGCGGCCGGGGCGAGCCTTGTCGTGATCACCTGCGGCGCGGACGGCGCGATCGGTTACACCGGAGAGCACAAGGTCGAGGTGCCGAGCGAAAAGGTCGAGGTGGTCGACACCGTCGGCGCTGGCGACACGTTCGATGCCGGTATTCTGGCCTCGCTTGATATCGCCGGTCTCCTGACCAAGGAGCAGATCCGCACGCTTGCGCCCGAGGCGATCGCCGAGGCGCTGGCGCTCGGCGCCAAGGCCGCCGCCGTCACCGTCTCCCGCGCCGGCGCGAATCCACCCTACGCGCATGAAATCGGGCTCTGA
- a CDS encoding orotate phosphoribosyltransferase: MSRASFAEPAVMGDLMARMLWEIGAVHFSPDEPYKLASGLVSPVYIDCRQLISYPRIRSTLMDFAAARVLADAGFEKFDCIAGGETAGIPFAAFLADRLELPMIYVRKKPKGYGKNAQIEGHLPKGARVLVIEDLTTAGGSMFNFINAIRTAGGVVEHGMALFYYGIFGEAERRFREGGVALHYIATWKDVLAVARKDGLADQATLDAVGAFLDHPMDWSRARGGLEELIV; the protein is encoded by the coding sequence ATGAGCAGAGCAAGTTTCGCGGAGCCCGCGGTGATGGGCGATCTGATGGCGCGCATGCTGTGGGAAATCGGCGCCGTTCACTTTTCGCCGGACGAGCCCTACAAGCTTGCCTCCGGCCTGGTCAGCCCCGTCTATATCGATTGCCGGCAGCTGATTTCCTATCCGCGCATCCGCTCCACGCTGATGGATTTTGCCGCCGCCCGGGTGCTTGCCGATGCGGGCTTCGAAAAGTTCGATTGCATCGCCGGCGGCGAGACGGCCGGCATTCCCTTCGCCGCTTTCCTGGCGGATCGCCTGGAACTGCCGATGATCTATGTCCGCAAGAAGCCGAAGGGCTACGGCAAGAACGCGCAGATCGAGGGCCATCTGCCCAAGGGCGCGCGCGTGCTGGTGATCGAGGACCTGACGACGGCCGGCGGCTCCATGTTCAACTTCATCAACGCCATCCGCACGGCCGGCGGCGTGGTGGAACACGGCATGGCATTGTTCTATTATGGGATTTTCGGCGAGGCGGAGAGACGTTTCCGCGAAGGCGGCGTTGCCCTTCATTATATCGCCACCTGGAAGGACGTGCTTGCGGTCGCGCGCAAGGACGGGCTCGCCGATCAGGCGACGCTCGATGCCGTCGGCGCCTTCCTCGACCATCCGATGGACTGGTCGCGGGCGCGCGGCGGGCTTGAGGAACTGATCGTCTGA
- a CDS encoding IS481 family transposase: MNIHKNARLTPLRREEMAVAVLSGALTKAQAALVYAVSHKIVSRWVERFRKGGRAAMADRSSRPRSSPRQTDAILCERIAALRRQRLTGRHIAMETGVSPATVSRVLKRVGLSRMKDIAPAEPVVRYEYDEPGGLIHLDIKRLGRFNRVGHRITGDRTGQSNSRGIGWEYVHVCIDDASRIAFTDILPNEKAESAVAFLKAAVAYYQSLGITVKRVMTDNGSCYIAGDFAKACKALHLKHIRTKPYTPKTNGKAERFIQTALREWAYARAYPSSEHRKRHLPNWNHMYNWHRPHGGIKSKTPISRLGMNRDNLLRLHI, from the coding sequence ATGAACATTCACAAGAATGCCCGACTGACCCCGCTGCGTCGAGAGGAGATGGCTGTTGCCGTTCTGTCTGGCGCGCTCACGAAAGCGCAGGCGGCTTTAGTCTATGCCGTTTCCCACAAGATCGTGTCTCGTTGGGTCGAGCGCTTCAGAAAGGGTGGACGCGCTGCAATGGCTGACCGGTCGTCGCGGCCCAGGAGCAGTCCCCGGCAGACCGATGCCATCTTGTGCGAGCGCATTGCCGCCCTTCGTCGTCAGCGCCTGACCGGCAGGCACATCGCCATGGAGACAGGCGTGTCACCGGCCACCGTCAGCCGCGTTCTCAAGCGGGTCGGTTTGTCCCGGATGAAGGACATTGCTCCAGCCGAACCGGTCGTGCGTTACGAATATGACGAGCCGGGCGGCCTGATCCATCTCGACATCAAGCGCCTTGGCCGCTTTAATCGCGTCGGCCACCGCATCACAGGTGACAGGACCGGCCAGAGCAATTCACGCGGCATCGGCTGGGAATATGTGCATGTGTGTATCGACGATGCATCCCGGATCGCATTCACTGACATCTTGCCCAACGAGAAGGCTGAAAGCGCCGTCGCATTTCTCAAGGCGGCAGTCGCCTATTATCAAAGCCTCGGCATCACGGTGAAGCGGGTCATGACCGACAATGGCTCGTGCTACATTGCCGGGGATTTCGCGAAAGCCTGCAAGGCGCTCCATCTGAAACATATTCGTACCAAACCTTACACGCCAAAGACAAACGGCAAGGCCGAGCGCTTCATCCAGACAGCATTGCGCGAATGGGCCTATGCGCGCGCCTATCCATCCTCAGAGCACCGAAAACGGCATCTGCCGAACTGGAACCACATGTACAATTGGCACCGTCCGCATGGCGGCATAAAGTCAAAAACACCGATCAGTCGACTCGGCATGAACCGAGACAACCTCTTGAGGCTCCACATCTAG